The Saimiri boliviensis isolate mSaiBol1 chromosome 12, mSaiBol1.pri, whole genome shotgun sequence nucleotide sequence AAGGTAAGGATGATAGCAGATTTCTCCTTAAATGAGGCAACAGAGaagataatagaatattatttttagttttaaaagcaaaaaacactCAATGTAGAGTTGTATACTCAGTATAATAGCGGTAAGAAACagtgaagaaataaagacatttcagataaacaaagCTGAAAGATTTCCTCTCCATCAGACCTGCACTACAAGAGGTGTTCTGATGTCTGATGGAAATCTGTATCTATCCAGGGGCATGAAGAACAGAAAATGTTGACTATTTGTATATGtacacagatatttttctttatttaaatctcTAAGAAAGATATTGactttatacaaaaataacaTCAAATGTATTGTGGGGTTTATAACGTATATTTAAAGTATCTGACAATCATAGCCTAAAAAGGCtatgaaaaagaagtaaagtaTATACTATTTAAAGTTTCAGATGTGTACTATTACTGAAAAGTACACTggttaaagcttttattttttattttttatttttattttttttgagacagtctgttgctctgttgctcagactggagtgcagtggagtgatcttggctcactgcaccctccactccccgggttcaagcagttcttctgcctcagcctccctagtagctgggactacaggcacatgccaccacgcccagctaattattttatatatatattttttagtagagactgggtttcaccatgttagccagaatggtctccatctccttaccttgtgatctgcctacctcagcctcccaaagtgctaggattacaggcacgagccactgtgcccagcctagttaAAGCTTTTGTAAACATTGATGatcacagaaaatataaatggtctaaaagCCATTTAAAGGCAGAGATTTCTgggtaagataaataaaaatggtaagatcCAATCATGCAGCCTATAAAGAAAACATGTTACATtcaaagataaatagataaacataaaaagaatgagaaaagatatAGAATAATACAATTATTAACAAGGCTCCAGTGCTGTGATAGTCAGATGAAGTAGCTTTCAGAGCCAAGAATACCAGTGATAAAGATTTTTTCATATTGATAGAgatcaattcatcaagaggattTAAAAATCCTAAACTTAGGTTAGTaacagatttataaaatatttgaagcaaaatCTGTTAGAACTGGAAGGAAAAGTAGATCCACAGTTATAATCAGAGGTTTTAGCATTCTTCTAATAATTGATAAAACAGGAAATGGAAAAGGAGCAGAGATATAATAGAGTTAACCCTAAATAActtaattgacatttataaaatatttttctgtacccttcttcccaaataaaacagtggaatatatatttttttcaaaggcaGATGAATGAATGTATTAATGGGTAAATCACATTCTTGGTTATAAAGCaaatcttaataaattttaaaggattgAAGTCATATAGAATAGTTTCTCCCACCATAATGGGTTTAAATTTAGTTAAGGTAAAAATCAACAGAAGTATCTGTAAAATCCCTAATAGTTGGAATCTGaatatactttttgttgttgttgttatttctttcACAATATCCCTTCTTATATATATCAAAACTCATACTGAACAATGAGTTCTGGGTTGCAAAAGAGGATTTATTTTTTGCACCTATCCATAAGAGAAACCAATATACTTCTACATACCACATGCTTTAAAAAAGGGTTTGAAggggaaattagaaagtattttgaactTTGGGTTAATGAGAACAGAATTCATGGGAAATTTACATATAGTAAATTTAGATACAgaaatttcaatataatttacatatataaatttagatataaaatacatataatactcattgatttcattgttttccattttgatgCTTACTCCTTTTTTCTACTTACTTTTGGGGTTAATTTgctttttctagctttttaagGTGGAAGCACCTGAGGtaattgatttgagatctttttttttttgacggagtctcgctctgttgcccaggctagagtgcagtagtgtgatccctgctcactgcaacctctgcctccccggttcaagcaattctcctgcctcagcctcccaaatatcttatagactacaggcgcatgccaccacacccagctaatcatttgtatttttagtagagatggtgttttgctgtgttagcgaggcgggtctcaaactcctaacctcataatcagcctcccaaagtgctgggattacaggcatgagccaccatgctcagcctgagATCTTTCTTATGCAACACAAATATGCATTGTATATGtttgtattgtgtgtgtatatatatccaccatatataaatgcatatatgtttCTCATATATGGGATATAATGAATACATTATattgtgtattatatattaaatatataatatgtaaatttcGCATATGGAatttcatatgtgtatataataatgcatatgtatatatccaATATACACATGCATGAAGTTTAACTTGTGTTGGATAAGGAGAAAGGTCGAAATCAATGGTCTTAGCTACTTCCActttgagaatgtagaaaataagacaaatccATACAgtagtagaagaaaggatataacaaaaaacagagaacaatataatctgtaaaaacaaaaacagttgagaaaatcagtgaaaccaaaagttggttctttgagaaGATTGATAAAATGGATAAACTTGTAGGTGGAACAGATTACGAATATCAAACATAAGAATGATGGATCACTGAAGGTTCTATAGATATTATGAAGTAAGTGAGGGAATACTGTATCTGTAAGTTATCAATTTGACCATTTTGATGAAATGGTTTCCTTCAAATAAACAACTACTACTACTTACTCTGAAACAAATAGATAacctttccacaaagaaaacccCAGGTCCCCAGATCCCTTCAGTAGTGACTTCCAGCAAACATTAGTACCAATTCTATACAAACTGTTCCAgaaaattcaaaaagagggaatacttcctaaatcattttttgAGTCCAGCATTGCCCtaataacaaaaccagaaaaagacattgCAAAGAAAGCAAGCTATAGACCAGTGCCCTTCatgaacataaattttaaaactccaggGATTGGAAACCAATTTTGTGGCTAGGTGACTTATACAGTCACATGTTGCTGCACTCTTGTAAGAAGGGACCCTTTTCTTGGCTTAATGCCCTGCTGTTGCCATCTTGAAGTTCTTCACAGTTTTATCTTTGAACTTGGGATTCGTATGTGAAGTCTGATGGACCTGGACTGTGTGCGCAAGTAGACAGGATACTTGAGAGGTAGTGCCCTACCAAGCTAGTCTGTGTATTAAGGCCTGGGAGTGTCCTGGAATTGTGTGTGGGTGGCCAAGGCCATGACCTTTGTCCACattggtggcagcagcagcaaacTCACAAATACTTGCATCCCAGAGAGGACCCATAGTGTGAGGCTGGCTTGCTCGTCTCTTCCCTGAGCCTGTCGCTTTGACAtcatagaaaatattaatttttgggGGCTAAATACTGGTACAGTAACCTCCAGCTTTCAGGCAGTCATCTTGTCAGTaaagtattagaaaataaaagcatacttGTGGGCATTGTGTTAAGGCAGACTAGGCAGTTACTAGAATTCTTTGGAGTGTAGATTTTTTGGGTTTAAGAACTGCTGCAACATTGCAAAGCAAATATCTACAGGCTTAGAAATAGGAATTTCATTTGATGGGAGAGAACAttatttttacatgaaattttGGATGAATCAAGTGTTAACAAATAAGtcaattctggccaggcacagtggctcaagcctgtaatcccagcactttgggaggctgaggcaggtggatcacgaggtcaagagatcaagaccaacctggtcaacatggtgaaaccccatctctactaaaaataaaaaaaattagctgggcttggtggcacatgtctataatcccagctacttgagaggctgaggcaggagaattgcttgaacttgggagggggaggttagagtgagccaagattgtgtcactgtcctccagcctggtgacagagctagactccatgaagaaagagatagagatagagagagagagagagagagagagagagagaaagacagaaagagagcgAGCTCCGGTAATGATTGCATCAGCTGAAAAATCAaccttctcaaaattaaaaattacttatctTGCATTTGCCAAGAATACATGTTACTTTCAATTATATGTTGAAAATGAAgttgctaaaaatataaattttgatgACTTAATAAATGAATTTGCAAAGAGTGCCAGAAAATCTTATGATCAATCAAGATATCATATTAACAAATGATTAGAAATCATTGTATTAAAGTTATTACAACAAAACTTCTTTTGTGATTCGTAAATTTGCTGTTACATATTTCTATTATAACATTTTACAAGTAAtaaagtacttttttaaaagcataatttattCTACcttttactatactttttataCATTCTGAGTAACTGacctcacatttttattttgcactggcCCATCAATTATGTAGTCATCTCTGTCctgtattaaaaagaaacaatagaaaaacagTCAAAGCCATATGACCATTTCAATAtatgcagagaaagcatttgataaaatttagcatCCATTTCTGATGAAAACTCAAATGAAGAATAGAAGATAACTTTCTTTAATCTGATAAAAGTCATCTACAGAAAATGTATAATTGACCTTGTATGTAATTGTGAAAAATGGAATGATTTCTTTCCAATATCAGGAATATGACACGATGTGCACTCATAGttgttattgtaaatatataCTACCCAGTATAACCAGGAATGAAAAAACAGGAGATTAAAGTGGAAAAGAAgtagaaatgtctttatttacaaaagataTTATTATCTATGTAGGAAATCTAATGGAGTCTCCCAAGATACGGGAAAAATAATGAGTAGAATTATTGAGTGTAGCTAGGTGGTaggataaaaatatgtaaaaatgaattttacttCTATATATTAGCAATGATCAAttggaaactgaaattttaaaaagttcaatttgtaatagtttcaaaaatattttctttgcagcTCTGTCTGGCAAAAGTTGTGAAAGACCACACTGGAAACAATAATCTACTGCAGAGAGAAACTGAAGTTTTTCTGTTCATTGAGAAAGGCTCAGTATTGAAAAGTCAGAAAGCTCATTATTGTTaacatgttttctctttaaaatgacttacagattcaaaataatataattccATGTAGTAATTAGCAGGATTTCTCATAGTAATTGACTATGTAATTCTAAACTTTATGTGGAAATATACACAGGAATAATtacaactttgaaaaataaaagctgaaagtctgggtgcagtgcctcatgcctgtaatcccagccctttgggaggctgaggtgggcggatcacctgaggtcgggagttcgacaccagcctgaccaacatggagaaccccggtctctacaaaaaatacagaagtagttgggcgtggtggtgcgtgcctgtagtcccagctacttgggaggctgaggcaggagaattgcttcaacccagaggcagaggttgcagtgaactgagaggGTGcgttgccctccagcctgggcaacaagagtgaaactctgtccaaaaattaaaaaataaaaataaaaataaaaataaataaaaataaaagctgagttGTATGTATAACATTACTCGATTTCAAGACTCATTATCAAAGTAAAAGTATGCTGAGACTTGGTCTTTTTCTCGAGAGGActtcttcttcaatttttaacATCTAGTCGTTTTACTAAGatttgttttagagaaaaatgttGTTGAACAGTTTTCCCAGGTTCATGGTGGTTCCTTTGAATATATGGATTAGGTCTTTTATTTCTGGACAGTTGTCTTAgattatacttttttgtttttttgagacagagtttcactcttgttatcaaggctggagtgcaatggtgcgatctcagctcaccgcaacctccgcctcctgggttcaggcaattctcctgcctcagcctcctgagtagctgagattacaggcacgtgccaccatgcccagctaattttttgtatttttttagtagagacggggtttcgccatgttgaccaggatggtctcgatctcttgacctcgtgatccacccacctcggcctcccaaagtgctgggattacaggcttgagccaccacgcccggctagattatactttttaatattagaTTTATTCCactgttttttcttctgtaaggACTGCAATAACATATATACTacattatactatttttttttttttttgagacggagtttcgctcttgttacccatgctggagtgcaatggcacgatcttggctcaccgcaaccactgcctcccgggttcaggcaattctcctgcctcagcctcctaagtagctgggattacgagcacacgccaccacgcccagctaattttttgtgtttttagtagaggtgcagtttcaccatgttgaccaggatggattcgatctcttgacctcgtgatccacccacttcggcctctcaaagtgctgggattacaggcttgagccaccgtgcccagccctatattatacttttatttatttatttcattgtagaTCATCTTTATCTAGAACTTTCTgatccaattttcttttttcgtacttttaaaattgtgactATTTCTCTCTTGTTTCATTGTCCTTTACAATGCTGTTTATTCCAGTTTCAGTCAAGTATAGTTTCTTCTTTGGCTTTGTGTTAGTCtactcaggctgctgtaacaaagttcAACAGACTGGatagtttaaataaattttctcacAGTCGTGGAGGTTGGAATTCCAAAGTCAAGGTGacagcaggtttggtttctgatgaggtctctctccttggcttgcagatgacattTTCTTGTAGTGTTCTCACACAGCCTTTTCTCTCTGCATTTGACCAGTGGTTGGGCGTAAGGGGTAGAAAGCAAGCTTATGCATATGCTTTccagtctcttcctcttcttataagggcaccaatGCCATTGTATTAGTGTCTTacccttatgacttcatttaactttagTTAATCTCCTTAAAAGTCCCCATCTTCCAATACAGTCACACTGGAGGTTGGGAttttaacatatacattttttgggggggacaatTTAGTCCATAACAGATTCCTTAATAAGGAATGTCTTTAATAAGTCCTAAATTACAAGTCTTATTTTCTGTGGTTACTGTCCTCTTTACAACCTCATTCCTGAATTTGATTACCCTTTGCCTCTTTAGTTTGCATGCAATCCAAGTCTCTTCTTTTGGATTTCCCAGTAGCGTGAGCTTTAATCTACATGAACTCAGAAGTCTTCTGAGTATTTTCCCACTCATAGTGAAACTTTCCCTTTCTGGGAGTAGTTTTGTGTTTCATGCCCTCTGGGCTCTCTGTGTCCTCTATTCTACATGATCACTACAGTCTCTGGCTGACTCTTTGTAGGCATGGGCTGTTACTTTTTgctgtatttgaatatttatttcttagtgGTGATTTGAAATTAGTAATATTCTCTATCTCCTAGTTATGCTAAAGTCATgggttattacaaataatattatttGCTCCACTTAGGCTGACCTTTATAGTTCTTGGGGGGATGCATGGGAAATGCATACATGTAAGCAGTTGCTGTTACTCTTTTTACATTAGAGAccaaatgtgtgtattcaaatgtTAAATTCCTCTCTGTTTTTCCACTAGCCCAGGccttttatttctggttttgtgttttttcacCCCAAGCTcatgaaatacaaaaaacatgTACTTGCAGTTATGTTCATCTCTGGAACTTGGCCAGAAAACCAGCATCAGCTACAACATAAGGCATTTGTATAGAGATCTCATTCCCTAAGAAATGTTTTGGTATTTATATGCTAAGATTAATTTTGCTTGTTTCTAGAAGTCTGGACAGCTGATCACCTAAAAGAGAGGAGCCAAGAAAACCAATCTAAACATTTGTGGGAAGTTGTATTCATCAATAATGAAATGCTGACTAAGGAACGAGGTAAAGTAATAGGAATACCATTTAACTTGGATGTAAGTTCTTTTCCTTCCAGAAAAATGTTCTGTCAGTGTGACTCATGTGGAATGAGTTTCAACACTGTTTCAGAATTGGTTCTCAGTAAGATAAACTATTTAGGAAAAACGCCTGATGAATTTAATGCCTGTGGGAAGTTGTTACTCAATATTAAGCATGATAAAACTCATactcaagagaaaaatgaagttttgaaaaataggaacactctgAGTCTTCGTGAGGACACTTTGCAGCATGGGATGATTCAAACTTTAGAGCACAATTTTGAATATAGTATATGTCAGGAAACCATCCTTGAAAAGGCAATATTCAATacacagaagagagagaatgcaGAAGAGAATAACTGTGAATATAATGAATTTGGGAGAACTTTCTGTGATAGTTCTTCCCTCTTGTTCCATCAGATACCTCCCTCAAAGGCCAGTCACTATGAATTTAGTGATTGTGAGAAGTCCTTATGTGTGAAGTCTGCCTTTTCTAAACATGAGGTACCTATGAAACACTATGATTGTAGTGAAAGTGGGAATAATTTCAGGAGGAAATTGTGTCTGTCACAGCTTCAGAAAGGTGATAAAGGAGAGAAACACTTTGAATGTAATCAATGTGGGAAAGCTTTCTGGGAGAAGTCACATCTCACGCGACATCAGAGGGTGCACACGGGAGAGAAACGCTTtcaatgtaatgaatgtgggaaaactTTCTGGGAGAAATCAAACCTCACTAAACATCAGAGatcacacacaggggagaaaCCTTTTGAatgcaatgaatgtgggaaagcctttagcCATAAGTCAGCCCTCACATTACACCAGAGAACACATACAGGGGAGAAACCCTATCAATGTAATGTGTGTGGGAAAACTTTTTACCAGAAATCTGACCTCACTAAACATCAGAGAACACACACTGGGCTGAAACCGTATGAATGTTATGAATGTGGAAAATCCTTCTGTATGAATTCACACCTTACAGTACATCAGAGAACTCACACAGGTGAGAAACCTTTTGAATGTCCTGAGTGTGGGAAATCCTTTTGtcaaaagtcacatcttacacagCATCAGAGAACTCACATAGGAGATAAACCTTATGGATGTAATGCATGTGGGAAAACTTTCTACCACAAGTCAGTACTCACCAGGCATCAGATAATTCATACAGGGTTGAAACCTTATGAATGTTATGAATGTGGGAAAACCTTCTGCTTGAAGTCAGACCTCACAGTACATCAGAGAACTCACACAGGGGAGAAACCCTTTGCATGTCCTGAATGTGGGAAATTCTTCAGCCATAAGTCAACCCTCTCTCAGCATTACAGAacacacacaggggagaaaccctatgaatgtcaTGAATGTGGAAAAATCTTTTACAATAAATCATACCTAACTAAACATAATAGAACACATACAggggagaaaccctatgaatgcaaTGAATGTGGAAAAACCTTCTGCCAGAAGTCACAACTCACTCAGCATCAGAGAATTCACATAggggagaaaccctatgaatgtaatgaGTGTGGAAAAGCCTTCTGTCATAAGTCAGCTCTAATTGTACATCAGAGAACCCATACAGAAGAAAAGCCCTATAAATGTAACGAATGTGGAAAATCTTTCTGTGTGAAGTCAGGACTTATTTTACATCAAAGAAAGCACACAggggagaaaccctatgaatgcaatgaatgtgggaaatCCTTCAGTCACAAATCATCACTCACAGTACATCACAGGGCTCACACAGGAGAGAAATCTTGtcaatgtaatgaatgtgggaaaatCTTTTACCGTAAATCAGACCTTGCTAAACATCAGAGATCACATACAGGGGAAAAGCCCTATGAATGTAACACATGCAGGAAAACCTTCTCTCAAAAGTCAAACCTCATTGTACATCAGAGAACACACATAGGAGAAAAACATTATTAATGAAATGGATATTAGAAATTTCCAGCCACAAGTCAGCCTCTACAATGCCTCAGAGTATTCACATTGTGGAGAAAGCCCTATTGACATCCTGAATGTTTAGTAACTATCCACAAACTTGCCTTAAATTACTCCAAAGTAACAGCAGGAAATAAACCCATAGACTACAACAATTATAGGACAGCCTTTGTTAGGAAGTTACATTCTATTGAATATCAGATGGTTAATACTGGCATAAAACCTTACAGAATTTTTTGAATTTCTGAAAGTTTTtggcaaaaatacaaacaagattATGTTAGAGTTTACACTGTGGAGAAAAGTGTCAATTTAAGAAATCTAAAGTGAAAATTTTGCTTAGCAATAAAATATAACaagttgttttctgtttgatGCCGTAACAGTTTTTAGGGCACCTAACAATAATTTATGGATGTATATTGTAGAATGTAAAGCTTTAAGgacttaaaaaaagtaataattaaaataacctCACAAGAAGTTGTAATGAGTACAGAGAATTCCCGTGTACACTTCACCAAGCTTCCTCTGAGGATAATATATAATCATAGTGTATGGTCAAGTCCAAGAAATTGATGTTACCATGCTAGTAGATACAGACCTACTAAGATATTACCATGGTTTGCATGtatcatgtatgtgtgtgtggttataTCAAACTTTTACCACTTTTACATTTGAGTAACCATCAACACAATTAACTGGAAAGGAATCTGAGATCCATATTGTATCAGGATTACAAAGGAATCAGGATTTAGCCTCAAGTAGTTAATAACCATACCCTTTCTGCAATCCT carries:
- the ZNF33B gene encoding LOW QUALITY PROTEIN: zinc finger protein 33B (The sequence of the model RefSeq protein was modified relative to this genomic sequence to represent the inferred CDS: deleted 1 base in 1 codon); translation: MNKVEQKFQGSISFKDVTVGFTQEEWQRLDRGQRALYRDVMLENYSNLVSVGYCVHKPEVIFRLEQGEEPWRLEEEFPSQSFPEVWTADHLKERSQENQSKHLWEVVFINNEMLTKERGKVIGIPFNLDVSSFPSRKMFCQCDSCGMSFNTVSELVLSKINYLGKTPDEFNACGKLLLNIKHDKTHTQEKNEVLKNRNTLSLREDTLQHGMIQTLEHNFEYSICQETILEKAIFNTQKRENAEENNCEYNEFGRTFCDSSSLLFHQIPPSKASHYEFSDCEKSLCVKSAFSKHEVPMKHYDCSESGNNFRRKLCLSQLQKGDKGEKHFECNQCGKAFWEKSHLTRHQRVHTGEKRFQCNECGKTFWEKSNLTKHQRSHTGEKPFECNECGKAFSHKSALTLHQRTHTGEKPYQCNVCGKTFYQKSDLTKHQRTHTGLKPYECYECGKSFCMNSHLTVHQRTHTGEKPFECPECGKSFCQKSHLTQHQRTHIGDKPYGCNACGKTFYHKSVLTRHQIIHTGLKPYECYECGKTFCLKSDLTVHQRTHTGEKPFACPECGKFFSHKSTLSQHYRTHTGEKPYECHECGKIFYNKSYLTKHNRTHTGEKPYECNECGKTFCQKSQLTQHQRIHIGEKPYECNECGKAFCHKSALIVHQRTHTEEKPYKCNECGKSFCVKSGLILHQRKHTGEKPYECNECGKSFSHKSSLTVHHRAHTGEKSCQCNECGKIFYRKSDLAKHQRSHTGEKPYECNTCRKTFSQKSNLIVHQRTHIGENIINEMDIRNFQPQVSLYNASEYSHCGESPIDILNV